A single genomic interval of Rhizobium leguminosarum bv. trifolii WSM1325 harbors:
- a CDS encoding NMT1/THI5 like domain protein (PFAM: NMT1/THI5 like domain protein~KEGG: rec:RHECIAT_CH0003540 probable nitrate/sulfonate ABC transporter, substrate-binding protein), whose amino-acid sequence MRKLMVAMMASAMSLASAHAMAADKVVLQLKWVTQSQFGGYYVAKEKGFYKEEGLDVDIKPGGPDIAPEQVIAGGGADVIVDWMGGALVAREKGVPLVNIAQPYQKAGLEMVCRKDGPIKTEADFKGHTLGVWFFGNEYPFFAWMNKLGLSTEGGPNGVTVLKQSFDVQPLVQKQADCISVMTYNEYWQAIDAGFKPEELTVFNYTEMGNDLLEDGLYAMEDKLKDPAFKEKMVKFVRASMKGWKYATENPDEAAEIVMDNGGQDDNHQKRMMGEVAKLVGDSSGKLDEALYARTAKALLDQKIISKEPSGAWTHDITDAASK is encoded by the coding sequence ATGAGAAAGTTGATGGTTGCAATGATGGCGAGCGCGATGTCGCTTGCATCGGCCCATGCGATGGCCGCCGACAAGGTGGTGCTGCAGCTGAAATGGGTCACGCAGAGCCAGTTCGGCGGTTATTACGTCGCCAAGGAAAAGGGCTTCTATAAGGAGGAAGGCCTCGACGTCGACATCAAGCCGGGCGGCCCTGATATCGCCCCCGAGCAGGTGATCGCCGGCGGCGGCGCCGATGTCATCGTAGACTGGATGGGCGGTGCCCTGGTTGCCCGCGAAAAGGGCGTTCCGCTCGTCAACATCGCCCAGCCCTATCAGAAGGCGGGCCTGGAAATGGTCTGCCGCAAGGACGGCCCGATCAAGACCGAAGCCGACTTCAAGGGCCACACGCTCGGCGTCTGGTTCTTCGGCAACGAGTATCCCTTCTTCGCCTGGATGAACAAGCTCGGCCTGTCCACAGAAGGCGGTCCGAACGGCGTCACCGTGTTGAAGCAGAGCTTCGATGTGCAGCCGCTTGTCCAGAAGCAGGCCGACTGCATCTCTGTCATGACCTATAACGAATATTGGCAGGCGATCGATGCCGGCTTCAAGCCGGAAGAACTGACGGTCTTCAACTACACGGAAATGGGCAACGACCTTCTTGAAGACGGCCTCTATGCGATGGAAGACAAGCTGAAAGATCCGGCCTTCAAGGAGAAGATGGTCAAGTTCGTCCGCGCATCGATGAAGGGCTGGAAATATGCCACCGAGAATCCCGACGAAGCCGCCGAGATCGTCATGGATAATGGCGGCCAGGACGACAACCATCAGAAGCGCATGATGGGCGAAGTCGCCAAGCTGGTCGGCGACAGCTCCGGCAAGCTGGACGAGGCGCTCTATGCCCGCACGGCAAAGGCGCTGCTCGACCAGAAGATCATAAGCAAGGAGCCGTCGGGCGCCTGGACGCACGATATCACCGACGCCGCTTCCAAGTAG
- a CDS encoding binding-protein-dependent transport systems inner membrane component (PFAM: binding-protein-dependent transport systems inner membrane component~KEGG: rec:RHECIAT_CH0003539 probable nitrate/sulfonate ABC transporter, permease protein), whose translation MRHLTFSWQAMVALLLCIGALTALPLLGEGAARPLTDGTASLIFIIVIAAALLSLAPQPPAYRATVLFIGAHGAAWMLLSALSGNEGTATRAFFLLLFACWLLAWRCVTELSKLQPVTTSGKSALQLLIPAIFGAWILILWEAVTRGAGVPFILLPPPSAIGARFMASLPILGADVRQTIFKAVLIGYIAGCLSGFVVAVLADRIAFLRRGLLPIGNMVSALPIIGVAPVMVMWFGFDWPSKAAVVIIMTFFPMLVNTVAGLAASGSMERDLMRTYASGYWQTLLKLRLPAAMPFIFNALKINSTLALIGAIVAEFFGTPIVGMGFRISTEIGRMNVDMVWAEIAVAALAGSIFYGIIALTERAVTFWHPSIRGG comes from the coding sequence ATGAGACATCTGACCTTCTCCTGGCAAGCCATGGTCGCCCTCCTCCTCTGCATCGGGGCACTGACGGCCTTGCCGCTTCTGGGCGAGGGCGCGGCGCGCCCCCTCACTGACGGCACGGCAAGCCTCATTTTCATCATCGTCATCGCGGCTGCCCTGCTGTCTCTAGCGCCGCAGCCGCCGGCCTATCGTGCCACCGTGCTGTTTATCGGCGCGCATGGCGCCGCCTGGATGCTGCTTTCCGCTCTTTCCGGCAACGAGGGCACGGCGACGCGGGCTTTCTTCTTGCTGCTCTTCGCCTGCTGGCTGCTTGCCTGGCGATGCGTCACCGAGCTGTCGAAACTGCAGCCCGTCACTACTTCCGGCAAGTCGGCGCTCCAGCTTCTGATTCCGGCGATTTTCGGCGCCTGGATCCTCATTCTCTGGGAGGCGGTCACGCGTGGCGCCGGCGTTCCCTTCATCCTGCTGCCGCCGCCGAGCGCCATCGGCGCGCGGTTCATGGCATCGCTGCCGATCCTCGGCGCGGACGTCAGGCAGACGATCTTCAAGGCAGTGCTGATCGGTTATATCGCCGGCTGCCTCAGTGGCTTCGTCGTAGCGGTGCTGGCCGACCGCATCGCCTTCCTGCGCCGCGGCCTTCTGCCGATCGGCAACATGGTTTCGGCCCTGCCGATCATCGGCGTCGCCCCTGTCATGGTCATGTGGTTCGGCTTCGACTGGCCGTCGAAGGCCGCCGTCGTCATCATCATGACCTTCTTCCCGATGCTGGTGAATACCGTAGCCGGCCTTGCCGCCTCCGGCAGCATGGAGCGTGACCTGATGCGCACCTATGCCTCCGGCTATTGGCAGACGCTGCTGAAGCTCAGGCTTCCGGCGGCAATGCCCTTCATATTCAACGCACTGAAGATCAACTCGACGCTGGCGCTGATTGGTGCCATCGTTGCGGAATTCTTCGGGACGCCGATCGTCGGCATGGGCTTCCGTATCTCCACCGAGATCGGCCGCATGAATGTCGACATGGTCTGGGCGGAAATCGCCGTCGCGGCGCTGGCCGGCTCGATCTTCTATGGCATCATCGCCCTGACCGAACGGGCGGTGACGTTCTGGCATCCGTCTATCCGTGGTGGCTAG